The genomic window CCGTCTTTAtattccccaagctccacccttcCAACCTTTTAAATACCCCTGCCCATTCCTCCTTCATTTCCTGTTTGGGGcgtttcccctttccttccaccTTCCAGTCCGTTTCTTGGCATCTCCTCTCTGTATCTCAATCGAGGCAGTCGTATGCGAGGCCTAGCTCTGCCCCGCGGAGGGAGCGCAGTCAGTTGACCCCCTCTATCTTTTAGGTAAGTCTCCGCCTTGTGCCCACTCGCCCCCAGCCTGTCACATGCAAAAACCCCATGTCTCTTTGCCTCTCCGCTTTCTGCTGACAGCCCAGGCGGGTCTTGTAAGACACCCTCGATTATTCCGACGCTCGGCTGTTCTTGCCTGCTATCGATTATCTCGGGGTTCCACTCATTACGCCTTTGTTGTCTTTTTCCACAGCATCCTCTTTCTTTGGGGGCTTGGGCTTGGATTTCTATATGCAATGGCCATTGAGGGACCCTTTTGGCGTCCTTGTCTTCCAGGTAAGTTTGGCCAGTCGCTCTGAAGTCCCCACCCGGacaagggcgtcaccccaagggtcagacatgactcgatgcttgcacaggggatatctttacctttacctttttaaccctGCATAGTAAGCCTAGATGCTATAAGCAGGAAGCTTGGAGATCTGCCTTCCAAGCACTTATcagggctgagcctgcttagctttcaagatctgatgagatcaagcaaGCCTGGGCTATACAGGTCAAGGCATCTTACTTTAACGTTTCTTCACCTTGCCTATCTCTTTCAGGCTACTTCTCATCATATTACAGGATAATTTCTTACCCACATGGTAAGATAGCTAGACTTCCCAGAAATGACACTGAACCTAGGTACATTTATGCAGCACAGACGCATCATCAAAAGCAAAGGAGCAACACCATGAGAAAGGGGGCCATGCAGCAGCAATGATGGCCGCCCCCACGGAACCTCAAGCAATTCCAAAACAACCAATCACAATATTAAAGAGTGATGATGCTCCAATATTATCTATGTATGAAAGGCAATTGGCAGTACAATAGCAATAGCAGAAATAGCATAAATACAATGGTGATGACAAAGAACACATTCCATACCTCCATTCCCGCACTCAGCACACTTCCTGGAATACTGTGCAACATACCTCTTGGCAAATCGAGTATAATTGTCCAGTAGTTCAAAGGAAAGAAATGCCTATGTCTGTAGCCAGAATTTCCCAAACTCTCCATTAATAGCCAGAAAATTGCTAGGGCCAAATGAGAAAGGAATGGATACTACTCTAGTTACAACAGCCAGGCACAAACCAGTTATAAGACTCGAgaaaaggctgtggctcagtagtatagcatctgcttggaatgcagaaggtccaaggtccAATCCCTGGCACAGCCATTTAAAAGCATCAGATGTTGTAATGTGTCCTCCACCAGAGACCTGGAAAATTGCTTCCATTTcgaatagacaatattgactttgatggaccagatATAATTTTAGGGAAGGACACCAAGCAGCCAGTTACCGCACAGGGACCATATTTGATTCAGTAAGAGAAAACAGTTCAAATAGCAATAAGTGTAGTATAGGGATACTGTACTATGGGGTAGTATAGATACAAAGTAGGAACCTCATTAGTTAATGATGTGGAACTTCAGTAAAAGACAGCAATTTAAAGTAAGGACACTTACCAGCCACAGAGaacaacaagaataaaaaagAGAAATGGCAAACTAACAGCAGCTATCTTCTCAAAACACCTTACAGGCCTTTTTTCCTCAGAATTCCAACTATAAACACCCACCAGGAATTTTAATACCATTTTAACATTCCCAGTGTGACATAAAGACCATGCCTCAGAACAGAATCCTGAAAATTGCTCCTCTCCCAAACAAGACATGAGTGTGCATGATAGGGTTGCTAGCCTTCATGTGGGACTTAGGTATCCAATGGAATTATACCTCATCCAGAttgtagagatcagtttccctggaagaaatggatgcTCTAAAGCagttgtagtcaacctgtggtcctccagatgtccatggactacaattcccatgagcccatgccagcgtttggtggcaggggctcatgggaattgaagtccatggacatctggaggaccacaggctgactacccctgctctaaagggtgaAGTCGATGGCATCATTACCCTCTGAGGTCCTTGATTTCCTCAgattccatccctaaatctctaggagcttcccaacctggatgtggcaaccctattccccgtcaatggccagaggggacctgatGACTCTAGTGCATGAACTCCATGACCACAAATATCTCAATCTGTGTTCTGTAGTTCAGGACAatttgtcatgaacccctagttcctgacccataGTTCTCACCCCTTTTTGAGATGTGCCTTATTTCTTGTACTCCTAGATCTCCCgctgagttgtggcaccttcccTAGCCCACTTGAGAGCACCCCTCCCATCTCCCATCTCcacctgcatttcaaaggcttgTCCAGTTCACACTTTCTTATCTCAAGGCTGTTCTCACTTGGAACTTagtctaaacaccagatggcGAATCGGCTACTCTGGCACCCCATAGATCAAAAGAAAGCTGTAGTGGTCTTTTGGTGTGAATGATTGTTCCTGCCAAAAGCTGCCCCAATGCCCCCTCTCACCTAGATAAGGTATATCTGCTTTGTGCCCCCCTTGCCctgtgtctctgtcaagattcctgtctaagaaCTTACGTGATGTGCTGATCTTTGTTCTGattttccaaataaagacttttacttaaagcttcatcttgaagcccgagagtgatgtctttGCTCCAAATCTcctgggtctcaaccgcttggttcctgacacaaCTATACATAGTGGCTGATTAATGATCCTTCACCATGTTGTTCATGGATAAACAAGTTAGTGCTTTGGCTAAGAGTATGTTCTTTCAATTACCTTTGGTCCCTTATTTGACTTGGACAACCTAGCTACTGTAACCTCCAGATAGGATTATTATAGCATGCAATATAGGGCTACCTTTGAAGTtcatccagaaattacaactggtacacaGTTTGGCAGTTAGACTTCTTTCTGGAGCATATTACTCAGTGCTTTGCTTTGAGCCCAATATGAAGTGCTGGTTATCACTTTTAAAGCTGTCATAGCCAAAGGACTTGATGCCTATCAATCCACATAACTTGATGACATGCCAGTTATGTTATTTActatagtatttttttaaaatacaagacCTTGCTATAGAGAATTGTTCAATCTAAGCTGACCAATCCTCTACCACTATTTTACCCTTTTAAACTATATTGACTTAATTATGATGGCAAAACAATGTCACTATAGAGTCTTTTCAGACATGACAATAACACAGACCATTCTCTTCGCTAACTTTGAAGTTAcatcagcagaagagatttaGTTGCAGTCCTATCCTTGTCCAGCTAGCGTAACTCAAGGGTATTATTGCACAGTTAGTCACCCTAGAAAGGTCAAGATCTTTT from Paroedura picta isolate Pp20150507F chromosome 7, Ppicta_v3.0, whole genome shotgun sequence includes these protein-coding regions:
- the LOC143841218 gene encoding uncharacterized protein LOC143841218 isoform X1; translated protein: MENQGVLFDAPDNTTTLEYDFSILFLWGLGLGFLYAMAIEGPFWRPCLPGYFSSYYRIISYPHGKIARLPRNDTEPRYIYAAQTHHQKQRSNTMRKGAMQQQ